The genomic window AAAGCAGGGTTATAATGTGAGACAATAAATGTTTTGCTTAACTGTGTAACGTTTGTTTATCGCAAATGCGATGCCATAATTAACTGTATCTTTTATCTGAACGTATGTTCTGACTTCTGACTACTGATGGGGTGGGTAACTGTGGGTGGAGGCGTTTATACAGATACCATTACCAACATGCTACCATGGTTCTTATTGCCGGTATATGTAAAACAATCTATTTATGgtagagcgagttggcgcagcggttgtttCATAGCCTTGCACCACACTGAGTCCTGTGTTCAAGTCTCGGCAGTTCCCAAAGACTataattatttatgttcacctGGTTTATCCCAATCCATGGTCGCTctcggtttcctcctgctttcaaaatcgaaattggaatttggggagctgcataaaATAATTGATGGATCTTGGTGGATCTTCATACGagcgtataacatgtataatagactaccccgtagtccacttgcccattgtgcatactctggatattgtatttaagcttaaaactctgatttaattaatgtgtgcacaattgatagattttcacatctgatcagtcaccctactccctctgtttgttagcttcccaagttctgcttacaattcaaagttcatagtcgaaatttcggggttcgctatcaataaactggtagattccaaaatcagaattgttcattattaaagtgagccgtaatatatgcaagataatgttgcattcaattacttttattgtcactaatcgtctgatatttttaactctttatgaccattttactattgaatactttaacgaaatgggttcatcatgactaataataacatattttaaataaaattcgactatggcatagtctacatgtATAAGGGCTTCATATTTGCGCCATTTGAATGCGCGATTGAAAATGCGCCATATAAATCCAAGTTTATATTAATATGTACAGTTTTCAATCAAATTAATCTGATTCCGAATCTTCATCTATTTCTTCCATTCCTTCGTCTATCGTATGCAATCCATCTGACTCTAATTGTGAAGAAACTGTGGAACAAGGACGAATGGCAGAATCCTCTGATATCGTAGAATCAGGACGAATGGTTGAGGTTGATGACACGGCGGATAAGGGACGCAGGGTTGAGGTTGTTGACATGTTGGATAGGGGACGAAGGGTTGAGGTTTCTGACGGGGCGATAGACTGCGTACGACTACTTTGACTACTGTACCCACTGTACCCACTGTCCGACATTTCCGATAGTTTTGACGCTTTCCGACTATCATTCGCACTATGCACCATTATATTGTCATTTCCATCCTTGAACATCGGAAATGACGGTTCTGTTGATTGGTCTTTCTTATAGGCTGTGTTAGAAATTCCGGCAGATTTGTTTTGATTGGAGCTCGAGTGAGAAGCACCTTCAGTCTTAATACCGAACATCTTGCTTACGCGTTTCTTAGTTTTCTGACGGAGATTCTTCTTTTTCTTCGGACGTGTATCTAGAGGTTCTGGAACTTGACATTCCTTGTCTACCTTTTGTCCGAAAGAATGACTCATACTACTTCTAAGGTAATACTGGACAGGACCAGGCGGTATAGATATCCAGACTTCCGGTTACATCTCAACTTCTTACACACAAAACAACTGAGGGTGCAGATAACCAAAAAAAAGGGGTGCGCAAATATACAGTGACTGGAGTGAAGTTTAGATGCTTGCAGAGGTGGAACGTCCGGCTGGCCTGCCCATGTACAGCTGTGCCTTGTGGTCGTTCATGTACTTCCATGCATTTGTGTTGAAGGATTTGGCTGATGTTGATTGAGTGATGACACTGGCTGGGAGTAGATTCCACTGCCTGATGGTCCGTGGGTAGAAGCTGTTCTTGTAGAGCTCTGTTCTGGCTGGATAGTTGATGAATTGGTCAGGTCTATGGCTGCGAGTAACTGGCCTGTCTGTGTTCACTGGTTGGAACTTCCCTGAAACTGTGAGTGGTGAATCTCCCGAGTTGATCTTGTGGAGCATTGTGAGGCGTGAGATGGTTCTTCTATCCTGAAGTGAAGGCCATTTCAACTCCTGAAGCATCTGGGTAACACTGGCTGTACGCTGGTAATTCCTCTTCACAAAGCGAGCTGCCTTCCGCTGTACTGCCTCAAGGGTTGAAATGTGCTTCTGGTAGTGTGGATCCCAGATGGTGCCTGAGTATTCCAGaactggtctaactatggagaagTAGGCTTGTTGTTTGATCTGCTCAGGACACTTGTACAGGTTACGCTGTAAGAAGTTGAGTGATCGCTGAGCTTTGCCTGCTATGTTCTTTATGTGTAGTCCCCAGTCCAGATTAGATGTAAGCTCGACACCAAGATATGGGTGGTTCTCAACTTGTTGAAGGTCAGCTCCCATCATGTTGTAAATTGACTTGATGCTGGAACGCTTTTTGGTGATCCGGAGTAGAGAGCACTTGGCAGGGTTGAATTTCATCTGCCAGTCTAGGGACCAATTTGTCAAGGTGTTCAAATCCTCTTGCAGTAGTGCAGCATCACTCTCGGATTGTATCTGGCGATATAACAGGCAATCATCGGCAAATAGTCTGATGGAGGATGATATATTGTCAACAATGTCGTTAATGAACAAGATGAAGAGGAGTGGACCTAACACGGTGCCTTGAGGGACTCCAGAACACACAGACGCATTGGACGAACTTTCCCCATCAACAACTACGGCCTGGTAACGGTTGGTCAGCCAGTTTTCAATCCAGGTGTGGGTTGTTCCTTGATACCATACCATCTTAATTTGTAAAGAAGTCTCCTATGTGCTACTACATCAAACGCTTTGGAGAAATCAAGTATGAGGCAGTCGATCTGTTGTTTCTGATCAATACCGCTGGCAAGATCCTCCAAAGTCGCTAAAAGTTGTGTCTCACAGCTGTGATGTTTCCGGAACCCGTGTTGGAATTCGTTCAGGATATGATGTTTGTCCAGGTGAGCTCTGATGGTACTTGAGATGATGTGTTCCAACACCTTGCACGCAATACTGGTCAGAGAGACAGGTCTATAATTGGAAGGTTGGCTTCTATCTCCTTTCTTGAACACTGCCGTCACATTTGCCTGTTTCCAATCATCTGGGATGTCTCCTGTGTCAAGTGATTGTTGGTAGATGATCTGCAGGACAGGAGCTAGGATAGCAGCATGGTCCTTCAGAATCTTGGTTGGTATCTGGTCTGGCCCAGTAGCTTTCCTAGGATTGAGTGAAACTAGCAGTTTCTCTACCCCTGCTGTGGAGACTTGGATGTCTGACATTGCTGGAAAGGAGCTGGTGCCTTTTGATGGCAATGAACTGACATCTTCATTGGTGAAGACAGAGCTGTATTGCTTGGCTAAGGTTTCAGCTTTCTCTTTGGATGAGGTCACAACTTGCTTCCCAGAGACTAAGGATGATATCCCCATTCCATCTCTCTTCAGGGACTTAACATACTTCCACAGTTTCTTGGGGCCCTCTTCTTCATTATCAAACATACCATTGATGTAGTTTGTATGCGACTCATCAAGCTTGCGTTTGATTTGTTTCTGAAGCGTGGTATACTTGTCCCAATTCTTCTGTGTTTTGAACTTCTTGTATGTCTTGTACCTCCGTTTTCTTCGTTTCATCAAGCGCCGGATACCTGGTGTCATCCACGGTAGATTCCATCCACCTTTCAGACGTCTGGTTGGAACATTTCTATCCATGATCGCTTGTGCCGTTGTAGGTATCATAAAATGATCTGTACCACTCTCAGATGTGTGTGTGGTACGATCGGCAATTTCCTCGTCGACCCACTTCTTTGCAGCATGGTTATCAAGTTTTAAGAATATGTTGCTAAGACACCGAAGTTTGTGTACAGTATCTTTCTCTGAGGACGCATCTTTTAGGTAGAAATCTAACAATGTCGCGGTAGGACTTGGGTGATCGGTACTTCGTTTGGTAAAGTTGTCGATCCACGTCAAGGTCTGGACTTCAGAGACACCAATTTCGGATCCAAACTTCTTCCAGCACCCTTGGGATTCTTCAGCAGTATCCAATAACGTGCAAATTCCAGTGTATCTACACTGCTGCACAAAATATGGGGAATCGTCGAAAAAGTCCTGGAGAAACTGAGCATCCATCGACTTTCTGATCTGcaagtttaaaaacatttaatcTAGTGATTTCATTGAAATATTATCTTCACACATTTGTGTTTCTGAACTAAAAGTCACATGCGACGAGCTAGTTCTCGAAGGCTTCATATTGCATAATCTCAATACGATAGCACCCATCGAACTCGTCAGCAAAAACGTTGACTATTATCATACTGACAGTTTTTAAACGAAACACTGTACTCGTTACCAGAATGTTTCTGATTTTTGTTTCCTACTCAAAATTACGAATTAATGTTTGGTGTCACACAATAATAGGATTCCTTGTGATGCAATTAAGTAGTATACTGCTAATTCTGATGTTGAAAGGGGCTTCTGAGTCCCTCGGCCATCTTCTAGGTCAAAATGAACCCAAGCAGGTCATTGAAATTTTAAAGTGAACAGACAACTGACCTGTCcatcaaataaacaaacaaaaataattattgaacAAACCTCTGTGTCAGGATCCTCCTATACCACTTTAATGCTTAATAATTATTGCTCTGATACTTCGAATAGGATCCTCGTCTATGACGTTTAAGCTTAACAATTCTTGAACTAACCTCTGATATTTCCAAGGGACGCGTCCTTGTGTTCGGATCCTCGTCTATCACTATTAAGCTTGTTCTAGGTCGGTGATTATTGTTTTGATAAATGTCGACGTTCGCGGAGAAGTTGGGCATATCCGCTGACGACGCACCCACATCGCTGTCCTGCAGTTTAGCTGTGAATTCGATTTCTGTCGTTGATGTGGTCGAATGATCAAACCACGTGTCACTCAATTCTATTTCCTATCGATTGAGAAAATTAAGGACAATAATTTATATAACACCTAGAACAAATGCACAAAACAAGTGACACGAAAACTCCAATACCATCAACATTTTGAACATTTAGATGACGTTTCTGTTTTTACAACAGATGATGTCTAGCTCCCTGGCCAGAGTTGGCATGACCAACTCTTCTTCCTCTAAGTATTCATTTTTTGACCTCTAAAACAAAATGGCGGAGGACATACCTGGCTAGATTTCAGAATCTTCCACGATTTGTGGACCTCATTGATATTGACTTGGATACTTCCACCATTGTCATTGATCTCCATAGCCTGCGAGTCACAGGAATCATCTACCTTAAGCTATGGATTAAGAAAACTATTTGTAGTCCGCACTTCCAGACATTTCTGTCCTTTTCGTGTCAATTGCTCTCTTGTTATGCTGCTTCTGCTTTTCCATTTTGCACGCTTGTTTCGTTCATCCTTATGGACCTAACCAACTGTCTGGGAGTGTGGTTTACTCATGGATCTGCCTTTGTTGCCAACATGTAGCGAATGTCTGTCCCACTTGTAGGTAATGTCTTTGTCTACACATAAATGGTGTCTTTGTCTTTGCActgttatattttgttattaccttTCAGGGTGGCCAAAGTCTTCTCGAGCTTTGCTCTTTTTTTGGTCATCCTACcattatgtattatatatattttcattgcgttgatatggtaaataaataaactgaaactgaaaactgaaactgaaaacagGACATCGTTGCAGAACATGATACGAGATGTAACTACAAAATATGATTGGCGATAGTGTCAGGTCACTGATGTAATAATATGATATTGAACGAAATACTGACAGAGCAAATACCTTTTAGCCACTGAGAAATGACCAAGACAATGATATCTGTAGTGTAAGAGCCACGGACCCCGGCCACGAGCGATATGTATGGTGGTCCCGAGGGTGTTACGTCTCTGCTCGCGCTACGAGCTCGATTTTCGAGCATCGCGAGACGAGGAAATTGAGTCCTAGGCAGTTAGTGGTAAGTCAATTTGACATAATCTCAAGACCTGTTACACCAATTAAGGTTATTCTGTCTCAGTAATGGACGGTGACTCCCatcaaaagtaaaaaaagaagTATATAATATGTCAAAATGTTTTCGTATTTTACACTTGTAAAGTGCATTATTTTACATAGTAAACGTATTAGTTCTGATCTTGATTCGGGAATTACAATTCAAGTTACCCTTTCCAACTTTGCTTTACGATAAGGCCAGACAGGGATAAGGTTTCGCGTACACTGCTAGAACGTTTTGGAAAACCCTGGGTGTCCTTTGTACAACCCCTCACTTTTTTGTTGGGTAATATTAAATGTTTTAGCTTATTCGTGGGCAACATTTACGTTAAGATAAAATATTACATTACTCAAAAGAGTAATATTTTACCCAACAAAGGTTTGTTCATAGGACACCCAGGGTTGAATGAAGTTCCACTCAACCGTTCTAACATAACAATATAAGGCTAATTTTTAGATTAGGGTTTCTATTATTAGGGTAAGGGTGTGAGACAAGGACTGTGTTTAGGATCAGAGTATAAAGGTAAAGGATGAGAATGTGAAGTAGTCTCTTACCTCCGTATTGATGTCAAACAGGTGAACAAACACATGGCGCGTACATGTCTCTTCTCTCTTCACTAACACCAATGCATTTATCCACTTGGACAATCCTGTATAACCATAATCACAGAAGTGGTTTAGGAATAGAGTGACATTCTCTTGACGAGACACGGTCACTGCATCCTCTCCTTCCTTCAACTGGTTCCATTTGTTTCCGGTAGATAATTTCTTCTGATAACCCACAATTTTCATGGATGTCGAATCGACGTGGCTCTCATATGGAATGGTCAAGAAAACTGGTTTCCGAAATGTAAGACCAGCAGGACCACATCGGACATTGGGTGTGATCCACGCTTCATCAGACTTCCCGTTAGTGCTTGGAATCTGGGATTGATGTGGAATGTAAATGTAGACAAGCTGTGGTTTGTCTTTGATCGGCAATGCACCTGGTGGGACGGGGATAGACACTCGCATATTTCCTTGATGTATAGTTATTCTCCCTCCGCGTTCTCCAGTCAAGAATGCTGCTGCGAAATTCTTCAATGAAATACGTTTTCGTTTCAATTGTGTATATGAAACACTACTACTAAGTTTGTCCAATTTCGCCAAGATAATCTTTAATTCATTGCTTTCAACGGCATAACTGTCACTATTTGGAAGTGCCTGGTTGCAATGGGAAGTAATAATGTTACCAAAACCAACTACAAACTCGGCGCCACCTGTGTTCGTAGGTTTATCTTCATTATCTTCATCTTCTCTTTCCTCGAGGAGATCACTCATCATTGTCCCACGTCTGCCGTTGCTTCCCGATCCATTAACACTAGTATATCCAGAATCTGCATCACTTTCTGCACTGGCAGCACTTGTAGGTCTCGACTTATTTAGTAGTTCGCTGCCTTTTCGTTTAGAGTCATTTCTTGGTGTCAATGCTGAACTCTCTACAATATTTGACAACGGGTCGCGTTTTCCTTGATTAGCTATATCGCCAAATGGTACATTTCTTCTATCTTTAGTATCTTTACCCAGTCGGATATCTTCATGTTTTATGGGGTCATCATGATCGTGGCCATCTGGGATATCCATGTCAAGTGAGTCTTGTTGATTGTTGGCATTGTTAGACATACAGCACGACATAAGTTGACGTGCCATCGTTTTCAGTTTCGATGGATTTCTGTTTAATTGTCAATTTGCAGACGGCCCTTTAATAGTTTAGTCTTTACAAGATTATTGCATTTGGTATACACTTTTCGCTTGCGTTTTTGAATAACAATGACACCTGGAAAGGAAAATGTGTACAGATCAGAATATATGAACATTACATTTTGGGGGAATATAGGGAGCATTTCGTATTAGAACTCAAAAACGAAAAGACCTGTTCCTGCAGATTGAGTATTGATGGACAAGACATCGtttcatagatgtcaaagaagcAGCCGATGGAGCTGTTCATCTGATCGTTATCTTCGATAAAAGCCTATCATATACCCTTAACACTAAAACTATAAGTATACGACGATAAGCCTATGTCTAACCACtttagcaaaatgaaaatcacaaacttaCCTTACCGTGACAATTGTCGTGCTGCTGTGTCACTAATGGTCATGAGTCTCGTAATGCATAATCATATTGTATATTAAtgtacttgaaatatatattcttgttttgttttaattactTTGAATGAAAGTCTAACTGTGGTTTCATAAAATCAATCATAGCGAAGGCCTAAAACATACGGTACGTGCATGCAGCAGCAACGCAATGATGTTCGGTTGTTCGTCACCGCAGATAGTTAACTCGCTCGCTCAAACACGAAGTTCTACGGTGATAGATCCTTTGTAGTCGCTGCAGCAACTCTGTGGAATCGCCTGCCCGCAGATGTCCGTCAAGCTACATCTCTGCCAATGTTCAAGTCAAGATTAAAGACACATCTTTTTCGCCAATGTTTTCATGTTTGATATGTTTTTGCTTTTCGCGAATTTATAAATGGAGCTCTTTTATGCATTATTTAGTGTATCACaccagggtgaagtgctagtaaccacTCCCTGGTGGTTTTTCTATGATTTCGTCATCTACTTTGTTTGCTCACAGTTTTTGCGTGGATTAACCATCACCACAACACTTGGGTGACGTGCTAGCAACCTCTCCCCTTGTGTCACTTAccgcttcattttgcatacagtATATAATTCCATCTGCTTCTGATTAATGTTCGCAATATTATTCTGATTTAACTagagtgaagtgctagtaacctctcctctaGTTAATAACGTCAATGTTCTGCATCAAGTTAGCATTGCCATCATTTTCTGTGCTTCGTGTATCTTCGTGTTACTCGCAAATTTGTTCATCATTTGGATTTGTATACTCATTGTCTGAACTATTACatcgtattttgatattattgtattatgaattattatgcaagttttgttattaattatgtttaaaaaagtatgcaatatgtttcgcataatattttgtctacacctcgtataactcatgttttttcttggttgctctcgtgacgtgtcttgctcttttcatttgagcattatacctggtgtagataattatgtttgcTTCGACACTTTGCtattgtttgttgatattttgatattattgtattattaattattatgaaaatttttgttatcaattatgtttaaaaaaatttgcaatatgtttcacataatattttgtctacaaatcgttttggttattttttcttggttgctctcgtgatgtgtcttgctcttttcatttgagcattatacctggtgtagttatatatgtttgcttcgccactcaggtattgtttgttgatattttgatattattgtattattaataattgtgcaattttggttattaattatgtttaaaaaagtgtGCAATTATGTTTCGCATAATATTCTGCCTACACCTCGCATAACTCAAGTTATTTTCTTGGTTGTTCTCGTGATTGCTCTGTTCATTTGAGTATTATACCTGGTGTAATATGTTTTGCTTCGCCACTTTTGGTATTGTTTGCGTTAAAAGTATCCATTTGTTTggaatttttcatattcaatttgatttgtgttttgccatttttgatattgcattgaattgatcatgtgtttaattgcctcgctgtatacttcattttcatttttgttgttttctactcacgtgttatcaatgtagtgtacagcttggcggtttaaaaaattgtgttttatgattctaatttcatctctgatatttgtttgcagtatattgccgttgtttatacaaaattgttatttggttaaacttattttgctttattgcttatgccgtcactttgaactttgctcattttgcatgcatttttttccgtgcaatcccttttgtgcaatgttcatcgtgtgcctatttcctttgtttcttatttcttaatgatgtatatttataattcaatgggtattttgtttttatgtacacatgttttaattgtaaagcgccttgtggtctttgatgtaatgcgctatataagaataaattattattatattattattattaactatgTAAATAATTGTGCAATATGGTACATTCATTTTTCATTGTATTTACTGATCCAATACATTCACTTTTCATTATACTTACTGATCCAAAGCAGAAGATCCAGAAGAATCACGCGGGGATTTTTTCTTGAAAAACCTGTTTAACATGaccttttgtaaaaaaatattgttttttttattattaactaCCAGTCTACCACCGATGTCTTTGACACTCACCCACTCATTCAACGATTTTATAGACTGACAAAGTTTGTGATCATGCtgggtaaacatttttttttgtgtgtgatcatGGTTTGTAAGCAATTTTCTTTTATGTTGAAGAGGCATCTATAATAGTTTGACTTCCTACCAAACAAAGCTcagatatatttataataattatataaaataggGTCAAGAGTGACTTTTTACCAGGATATTAGACTGACTTAAAAAAATTGACGAATACTTCGCAAGGCTTCCAAAGGTGGCAGTTAAACGTGAAGGGTTGTGCGTGTGCGAAAGTTGCTTAGTCTTGTTGGAGCTGCAGTTTTTGTCTTAGGACTATAAGTGAACTGTTACTTGGTTCTTGAATGTTGAGGTGGGTAGAATGCTAACAATTTGTTCAGGCAAAAGCAAAACGCTCCAGTCATGGATTGTCTTTGGGAAAAACGAGTCTTTGTAGCAGTGACTGACTGACCTTATGTTTCATATTTTATACCTttatattcgctgtcgaagtgatgatgtaacaggattaattaccatagcaatagatgataCAAATTTTGAATAGGTCGCCCTtcactacaacattcacgcggtacctagagatgtcaaagaaatgctaatcactcgcagctgtcagattagtatcattgaaaagagcggtattgtattcattgtatgattgcagacataccggtacataggtgatgagtgcatcctgcttgtagtgcagggcgatctattcaaaaattgtattaatctattgctatggtagttaatccgattattacacaacttcgataGCGAATTGTATAGGGATGATCTATATAGTGTGCATAGAAAAAAAAGTAACCCTCTTCgctgaataaataataatatagttTGGTCAGTACAAAAAGGTTTACTTAACAATAATGAGTAATAGTTTTTATATGATTTGGAGTAA from Amphiura filiformis chromosome 5, Afil_fr2py, whole genome shotgun sequence includes these protein-coding regions:
- the LOC140152339 gene encoding uncharacterized protein, with product MMGADLQQVENHPYLGVELTSNLDWGLHIKNIAGKAQRSLNFLQRNLYKCPEQIKQQAYFSIVRPVLEYSGTIWDPHYQKHISTLEAVQRKAARFVKRNYQRTASVTQMLQELKWPSLQDRRTISRLTMLHKINSGDSPLTVSGKFQPVNTDRPVTRSHRPDQFINYPARTELYKNSFYPRTIRQWNLLPASVITQSTSAKSFNTNAWKYMNDHKAQLYMGRPAGRSTSASI